The Anabaena sp. WA102 genome contains a region encoding:
- a CDS encoding nucleotidyltransferase family protein, translated as MIQDSDRKIVSEFRSRLEAIIPILDLRVFGSRARGDATEESDLDVFIKITELDRSCREKISDLAWEVGFKYDLVISTFVVTEAQVERGAMGASPLLSKVLQEGIAI; from the coding sequence ATGATACAGGATAGTGATCGAAAAATTGTTTCAGAGTTTCGCTCTCGACTAGAAGCGATAATTCCCATTTTGGATTTACGGGTATTTGGTTCAAGAGCGAGAGGTGATGCTACAGAAGAATCAGATTTAGATGTGTTTATTAAAATTACTGAATTAGATAGATCATGTCGAGAAAAAATTAGCGATTTGGCGTGGGAAGTAGGTTTTAAATATGATCTAGTTATTTCCACCTTTGTAGTTACAGAAGCACAGGTAGAAAGGGGAGCTATGGGAGCTAGTCCCTTACTGTCTAAGGTGTTACAAGAGGGTATTGCTATATGA